In Daphnia magna isolate NIES linkage group LG7, ASM2063170v1.1, whole genome shotgun sequence, a single genomic region encodes these proteins:
- the LOC123474470 gene encoding ATP-dependent DNA helicase PIF2-like: MEYSIMCVSFTGIAAANLPNGRTIHNHFNFTINDLKKSTFVPDLSTDKLNQLRSRLTTSKLILLAIDEISYISPEALGQIDNRLQQLMGKPESPFGGIAFLLMGDFYQLPPVAEPYNLYSATMKLLVDRKEIENGDPGPRTRGALLFSRFRKFELSQQMRVADDANHAAMLNQMRTPDPGCRYINSEHLASIKILTTNDIQEDSLWQWAPVVVTSNKERKKTPRFIWEIPLVGDLASSITTSIHQHIYKTIPALKRCFVAGAPGYLTQNNNPSLGLSNGTPVIYHSLT, encoded by the exons ATGGAATACAGCATAATGTGCGTTTCTTTTACTGGTATTGCAGCAGCAAATCTACCTAATGGTAGAACCATACACAATCACTTCAACTTTACGATCAATGACTTGAAGAAATCGACTTTTGTCCCAGACTTGTCAACGGATAAATTAAACCAACTTCGTTCCCGTCTTACCACGTCCAAGCTTATATTGTTGGCAATTGATGAAATATCATATATTTCTCCTGAAGCTCTTGGCCAAATTGACAACCGTCTACAACAACTAATGGGAAAACCGGAATCTCCTTTTGGTGGAATCGCCTTTCTTTTAATGGGTGATTTTTATCAGTTACCACCCGTTGCCGAACCTTACAATCTCTATAGTGCAACTATGAAACTTCTCGTAGAccgaaaagaaatagaaaatggaGATCCTGGTCCAAGAACCAGAGGAGCTCTTCTTTTTAGCCGATTTAGGAAATTTGAGCTTTCACAACAAATGAGGGTTGCCGATGACGCTAATCACGCTGCAATGCTTAATCAAATGAGAACGCCTGATCCTGGATGTCGCTACATAAATTCTGAACACCTTGcctcaataaaaattttgacaACCAACGACATTCAAGAAGACAGTTTGTGGCAATGGGCTCCTGTTGTTGTCACCAGCAATAAAGAACGT AAAAAAACGCCAAGATTCATTTGGGAAATTCCTTTAGTTGGAGATTTGGCATCATCAATCACGACGAGCATCCATCAACATATTTACAAGACCATACCGGCACTAAAGCGTTGTTTTGTAGCTGGTGCCCCAG GTTACCTTACCCAAAATAATAATCCTTCTCTAGGACTTTCAAATGGAACCCCAGTTATTTATCATTCTTTGACTTGA
- the LOC116933669 gene encoding uncharacterized protein LOC116933669 — protein MNSSSPKFKQISSQEQLDEAILNHIIVDLLPFSEIENEGFQELVGGLIGPLVLKSRRSMARLLSKKYELNKQILIAELENVELVSTTADCWTSHRRSFLGMTAHWHGEGKNSKDIIRRSACLGVRRVYGSHTYDVLARAMADMHAEFKITFKVYCTITDNGSNFLKAFKMFSSKENEGRPPRGSSNVDNEEEVDDYLDDDDEEDDVVYVDIGEILDSHYNEARLSLEIEERNGATEQLPRSEKEGTLNATLNNEDSDSDSDNDICNIVAHIHLPRHFRCTCHSLNLIATTDVKNIDQRQFNKLKNNLDKKLSAIWNKQSRSSLASDYIKDKLGELFIIHNATRWNSYYNSLCKVNYFQSKKPEEFNAIMDYFKLKKLTVAEQEFLKKFIKIMKPIADALDVFQNEEKMSVGCVLPVLTVLKEKLVIFKDNRSVIHCVPLVNCLLEGVERRFSSLFTDTNMILAAISDPHFKLSWISEGEKSTAIDLLKKEVDRRAMRMKAALMRPV, from the exons ATGAACTCAAGCTCTcctaaatttaaacaaatcagCTCGCAAGAACAACTTGATGAAGCAATTTTG AATCATATTATAGTGGATCTGTTGCCATTCAGTGAAATAGAAAACGAGGGGTTTCAAGAGCTAGTAGGTGGGTTGATAGGCCCGCTTGTCCTGAAAAGTCGGCGTTCAATGGCAAGGCTTCTGAGCAAGAAATATGAATTGAACAAACAAATTCTTATTGCTGAACTGGAAAACGTCGAACTTGTTTCAACTACTGCTGACTGCTGGACATCTCATCGTCGCAGCTTTCTCGGAATGACTGCCCATTGGCATGGCGAAGGAAAAAACTCAAAAGATATTATTCGTCGCAGTGCGTGTCTTGGGGTTCGACGCGTTTATGGATCTCACACGTACGACGTTCTGGCTAGGGCGATGGCAGATATGCATGCTGAATTTAAAATTACTTTCAAAGTTTACTGTACGATTACCGATAACGGGTCTAATTTTTTGAAGGCATTCAAGATGTTttcatcaaaagaaaatgaaggcCGTCCACCACGAGGTTCCTCTAATGTAGATAATGAAGAGGAGGTAGACGACTATCTTgacgatgacgacgaagaagacgacgTAGTTTACGTTGACATAGGAGAAATTTTGGATAGTCATTATAATGAAGCTCGTCTGTCTTTGGAAATTGAAGAGAGAAATGGCGCTACTGAACAATTGCCTCGaagtgaaaaagaaggaactCTAAACGCTACTCTAAATAATGAAGATTCTGATTCTGATTCTGACAATGACATTTGCAACATTGTTGCCCACATTCATCTTCCTCGTCATTTCCGATGTACATGCCATTCATTGAATCTCATTGCAACAACCGACGTTAAAAACATAGACCAGCGGCAATTCAATAAATTAAAGAACAATTTGGATAAAAAGTTGTCGGCCATCTGGAACAAACAGAGTCGGAGCTCACTGGCTTCCGACTACATAAAGGATAAACTGGGTGAACTATTCATTATTCATAACGCCACACGATGGAACAGCTATTATAATTCTTTGTGCAAAGTTAACTATTTTCAATCGAAAAAACCGGAAGAGTTTAATGCTATAATGGACTACTTCAAACTGAAAAAATTGACGGTTGCAGAACAGgaatttcttaaaaaattcatcaaaATAATGAAGCCCATAGCTGACGCCTTGGATGTATTccaaaatgaagaaaagatgTCCGTCGGATGCGTTTTGCCTGTGTTGACGGTGTTAAAGGAAAAACTTGTGATTTTCAAAGATAACCGAAGTGTCATTCATTGCGTTCCGCTGGTCAACTGTCTATTGGAAGGGGTTGAAAGAAGATTCAGTTCCTTGTTTACCGATACGAACATGATTCTTGCGGCCATTAGTGATCCACATTTCAAGTTATCGTGGATTTCAGAGGGTGAGAAGTCAACCGCTATCGATCTTCTCAAAAAAGAAGTAGATCGGCGTGCAA TGCGCATGAAAGCCGCCTTGATGAGGCCAGTATAA